The following nucleotide sequence is from Novipirellula artificiosorum.
CGCGTGAGATCCTTGTCCCCCCTCCGTTGAGGCCCGGGTTTCTTGACTCGCCAGAGTTCGAGATTCAGATGAATCGCATCCGCTCCCGACTCACCTTGTTCCAGATGCTCCGGGACTATAGGTAGCCGGCCTTGCCTCCCTTGTCCAATACAAGCGACCCTGATTCTTGGCTGTGACAAAGCGTCAGACTCGCTGCCGCGATCACCCCTAATCTTCGTTATCTTCGTTGCAATCTTCTCAATCCCTAAAGTTTGCCTGTCTTGCCAGTCGATAAAGGTCGAAGACGCTCTCTCGGTTTCTGGTTTTTCAGCATGGAATGGACAAACGACTCGACGATTTCCCGCATCGGTTCCAGCCGCTGTCGGCTCGTCGCGGTCTGTTTCTTCGTGGCATTTCTGACGCTTACGTGCCGTGCTCAGGAGTTGCAGCCAAGGCGCTGGAGCCATCTGCCGATCGATACCAATTTCCTTGGTGGCGGCTATGTGTTCACTCGTGCCGATATCGCCTTCGACCCTGTCCTATTGTTGGATGACGTTGAGTCGGAGTTGAGCACGATTCCGTTGAAGTACATACGGACCTTTGAATTGTTGGGAAAATCGGCGCGAGTCGACCTGGCACAGGCTTACCAGGATGGTCAGTGGAGCGGATTGATCGATGGTGTACCGATTCGTACGACACGTCATGGTTGGTCCGATACGCTACTGCGTTTCGCAGTGAACCTAATTGGTACGCCCCCTTTGGCCGGTAAAGAATTCGGCGAGTATCGGGCCTCGTCCATGAGTGAGTCGATTCTGGGTGTGGCGCTCGAAGTACAACTTCCGACGGGACAGTACTTCAATGACAAGCTGATCAACTTGGGCACCAACCGGTTCACGTTTCGGCCTCAGTTGGGAGTAGTGCACCAGGAAGGTCCATGGTCGGTCGAAATGACCGTCTCCTCCTGGTTCTACACGGACAACGAAGAGTTCTTTAACGGGAATCAACTCAAGCAGGATCCGCTCCATACGGTCCAGGGGATTATCGACTACACTTTCCAACCGGGGCTCTGGGTTGGCACTGGATTCGCCTATGGCGCAGGCGGTAAGTCAACGGTGAACGGAATTCAAAAAGATGATCCAAGGGACTCGCTCATTTGGGGACTTGCACTTGGCTACCCCATCTCGAAGCAGATTGGTGGCCAGCTTACGTATCTGTCGCGACGAACTCAAACACCGGTTGGCGTCGATTCGGACAGCCTTGCAGCAGGATTCTCCGTTCTCTGGTAACCCAAACGGAATCTTCGTCGATTTGAGTAGCGGATCTCATCGCCGTGTTGTTTCCTTCTCTGATTTCCCGAGCGGACTCGCCTGATATTGAGCCCGTCACCCAGTCGTTGAGTGTGGGGTCGGGGCCTTATCGATAGGGAACGACGCAAATTTCGCGATGACGCTTTACGTCTCGCCGCCGGCACAATAGATTTGCAACTCGATGCATGCCAACCCTCCTTCCGCAAAACCTTTGCCTCTCTGAGCTTTACGAATGCCTCATCCTCATCGCAATCGTCGTCTGCAAAACTTTGTGACATTCAGTCGGTATATGTTTCGCTATGCAGGCTACATTCGCGAAGTCTTGGCAGGCTTGCTGTTGTTGATACTCCTTTGTGGCGTAGCCATTTCGCATATTGAAAGGTTGAGCTTGGGCGAAGCGCTCTACTTTTCCTTCATCACGGGATTGTCGATAGGCTATGGCGACATCACTCCGGTAACGCCATTGGGACGTGTGCTGTGCGTCTTCGTCGGACTGATTGGGACCGTGTTTACCGGTCTTGTCGTTGCAATTGCAACTCGCGCGCTTGCCCAAGCGACTTCCTTTCGTTGGGAACAACGGGAACACGACGAAGAGTAGCACGCAATTAACCGCGATGCTGTCTATTTGCACACCAGCGTGTTCACCTCCCTCGCTCACATCATCGGCACTCGCGCACATCGGCGGCGCGCTACAAACCGCCAGCGCCAAGGTGCTCGGAGAACGCAGTGATGAGCTGAATGTGAAGGTTCGTCTCGTCCAATACCGACCGAGACAGCAAGGTTGCTGAACGCGTCTCCTCGAGCGACATCTGGCCGATTGGTGTTCCGTAGGTTACTGTAGACAGCTCCCGAGAGTCCCGTACTGAAAAATGGCAATGTGTTTCGTCGGGGTGACTGTATTGGAGAGAGGTTCCGTGAAGAAGATAGCTCAATCAACGATCGTCCTTGCGGTGCTGTGCGTCTCCGCGATGGGTTGCAAGTCGAAACGAGACGAGGTTGAGGTGAAATCGGCGCGGCCGGTTTCTGTACTCACGCTGCTGGAAACGGATCCAGGGAGATTCGATCGCTATACCGGAGCGGTTGCTTCGTGGAAGACCGACAAGCTTGGTTTTGAGGTTGCCGGGAGAGTTGAATTTGTCGTCGAACCGGAAACGGATATCCTCGGCGATCTCTCGGAGCCTGACGCAGCCGGTTCCATTAGCGGAACCGAGTTGGCCCGCCTCGATCCAACCCGATATGAACTGAGTGTCAAGAGCGCCAAGGCCCAGATCACGACAGCGGAGAAGCAACGTGAAGCGGCTCAGATTGAACTCGATCACGTCATCCCCGCGCAGCAGGAAGCCGCAGCAGCCCAAGTCACTTTGGCAGAGATCGAGGTGCAACGAAATGAAAGCCTTGTTGCTCAGAACGCTGGCTCCCAACGAGACCTCGATATGGTTCGTTCCAAATTTGCGGAGGCACAAGCGAATGTGAAGCAGGTGCAGGCCCTGCGAGAAGCCAAGGGGGCCGAAGTGGCATCGATCGAGGCGTCGATTTTGGAACTAGAAGAGGCACTTCGAGAGGCGGAACGTGATCTGGCCGATTGTCGGCTCCACTGGTCGGTACCAGGCCAGGTTGCCGAGGTCCACGTCATCGCAGGAAGTTATGTTGAGCGGGGCGATCCGGTCGTTACCGTTCAAATGATGCATCCCATCAAAGTTGAATTTGAGGTTTCGGCGTCGACCGCTCAAAATTTGAACCATCGCGAACAGGTCAGAATCTACATCCCGCAACCGGACGGATCGATCCTTCAACAGGTGGCTGTGATCTACATGATCGATCCGGTCGCCGACCCCAACACGCGTACCTTCACGATCACCTTGATGTTGCCCAACACAAAAACACAAAGCGAATTGCCGGCGGAATTCGATAGCCAAGTCGTGGCACGCACCAGTACAATCGGGATGTTGATCGCAGGCTTTGGAGCGAACCCGAAATCGCTATTCGTCAAGGAGCAGAGCCTACATCAGGACGATGATGGTTATTACATCCTAAGGATCCTCAACCAGCGCATCGGCATGCTGAGCCAAGAGTCGCAGCGAGTTTTGAAAGTGGAGAAGCTGCGAGTCATTCCTGGGGAATTACGGATCCCGATCCTTGGGATCGCCGTGCTGAGGGAGGTTGAATTTGCGGACGGTGTGGAGATGGACCCGACGACCGACATGTTCGTCGAGGAAATCACTTTGCCCGCAGGGAACGAAGAAGCCTGGTCAGGGGATCTGGTCTTTTACGATGTCCAACGTTGGAAACTTCGCCCAGGGGATTTGGTTTCGATCGACTTGGCGGGCGACCAGACGCAGCCCGGTTTCTACGTACCGTTGGACGCAATCATGGAACGATCAGGCACTCATTTTGTGTTCGTCATCGACCAGAGCGAGGATCGGAGTACCGTCCGAAAATTGGAAGTGACGGTTCATGATCCGGTCGGATCGCTGCGACGGATTGAGGCCGTTGATGATCAGCCGCTGGAAGAGGGTGCCAAGATTGTCGCAGCAGGTGCCGTCTTCCTCAATGACGGTGAAACCGTGAGTGTCGCCGAGGAAGTCGAGGTGCGACGGTGAACCTTGCCGCCTTTGCGATCAAGTATCGACCGATTGTGATCACGATCACCCTGTTGCTTCTGCTATGGGGCGTGATCTCGGTATTGACGATGCCCCGCCGGGAAGATCCTCAATACACCGTACGGACCTGCGTGGTGACCTCGGTTTGGCCGGGCGCTCCTGCGGAGCAGGTCGAGAAGTTGGTCACCAAGCCACTCGAAGAGGCGATCGACAGTATCGATGAAGTGGATGTCGTCTACTCTGAAACCAACGTCGGCATCTCCACGATCTACGTGGACGCGGAAGACTCGGTCACGTCGGAGCAAATCGACAATGTTTGGAATAAGGTTCGAGCTCGAGTCCAGCGCGTGGAAATGCCTGACGCAGCAATCGTGCCCGATGTGAATGATGAATTCGGGGACACCAATGTGATCGTGTTCTGTGTCTATCAGCAACCACTGGAAGGCGAGCAGACGATTCGCGAAGAGCGACGCTATACGCTGCGCGAGTTGGATGTCATTTCGGAACACATCAAGGACGAGCTTCGACTGTTGCCCGGTGTGGCCAAATCAGCCGAGTTCGGCGTGCGTCAAGAGGCAATCTATGTCGAAACCGACATCGCAACTTGGTCACAATTGAACCTAACCACCACGCAGTTGCAACAATTGGTTGAATCGCGAAACATTGTCGCCAGTGGTGGCAGCATCGACACGGATGTGGGTCGCTTTTCGGTCAAGCCCGGAGGTGAGTTGGACGCGGTCGAAGAATTGGATTCGATCGTTGGTGGAAAGGCAGGGATCAGCGAGGATGGCAGCGATGGACGCCCCGTGTACCTGCGCGATCTTGGTATGAAGATCGTGCGCGAGTACGAAGATCCGCCAAAGCTGATCTGTCGCTATTCCGATGCCAACACGACGCAACCCGCCGTGGTGGTCGCGATGACAATGAAAGCCGGTTCGAATATTGTCACCATCTGTGATGCGGCGAAGCAGCGAGTCCGAGAAATGCAAACGGTTGAACAAAGCGTTCCCGCTGACATCGCGATCACACCCATCTCGGATCAGTCGCAAAACGTCAGCAAGAAGATTAGTGACGTCGTCAGCAACGTGATCGGTGCCATTTTGATTGTTGTCGTAGTGGTGTACTTGATCGTTGGATTTCGATCGGCCGCGGTGATGGCGTCGAATATCCCCGTGGTGGTCCTGGGGGCGATCGCCCTGGTTACCCTGTTCGGCGTCGAGCTTGAGCAAATCTCACTCGCTTCGCTGATCATTGCGTTGGGGTTATTGGTCGATAACGCCGTCCAGGTATGTGATCAAGCGCGGACGAACCAGATTGCGGGGATGAATCCGGAATCCGCTGCGGTGAAAGGTTCGAGCCAAGTTGCGAGCCCCATGTTAATGGGCACGGCCACGACCATCGCCGCGTTCGCACCCATGCTGTTAGCACTGCAGGGAAGTACGCGAGAATACGTGTATAGTTTGCCTGTGACGCTTTCGATCACGCTGGCGCTCAGTTGGGTCCTCGCCATGACCTTCTGCACGATCCTGGCTGCCGCTTTTATTCGCGCGCCAAAAGATCCGAACAAGCCCAGCGCACCACTCCCTTGGTTGATGTCATTGCTGTCGCGGCGCAACAAAAGGGGCAACGCAACCGGTGCCGAAAGCGACTTGGGCGATAAGCTTTTTAGGAGTTCAGTCAAGGCGGCAATCGATTACAAATTCGTCACCGTCGGTGTGGCGATCGCATTGTTCGCGCTATCGCTAATGTTACCTGTCGGCTCCGAGTTCTTTCCGCAGGACCTCCGCGATCAATTCGCGATTGAAGTCTGGCTACCAGAAAATGTAGCGATCGAGAAGACAGACCAAGCGGCGAAGCAGGTCGAAACGATCCTTCGAAAACTGAGTCCGTCCGTGGATGCCGAGGGCAATAAGACAGACAAGATTCGTGCGATTCGCTCGATGGTCGGTGGCGGAGGCTCGCGTTGGTATCTGGGATGGGCGCCCGAGTCTCGAAAGCCGAACTATGCTGAAATTTTGGTTCGAACGACCGACGCAACGGATACACCCGAACTCGTGCGTCGCTTGCGCGAGATTGCCGAGAAGGGGGATACATCACTTGACCTGAAGCCAGTGGTCGGAGCCCG
It contains:
- a CDS encoding transporter, which produces MEWTNDSTISRIGSSRCRLVAVCFFVAFLTLTCRAQELQPRRWSHLPIDTNFLGGGYVFTRADIAFDPVLLLDDVESELSTIPLKYIRTFELLGKSARVDLAQAYQDGQWSGLIDGVPIRTTRHGWSDTLLRFAVNLIGTPPLAGKEFGEYRASSMSESILGVALEVQLPTGQYFNDKLINLGTNRFTFRPQLGVVHQEGPWSVEMTVSSWFYTDNEEFFNGNQLKQDPLHTVQGIIDYTFQPGLWVGTGFAYGAGGKSTVNGIQKDDPRDSLIWGLALGYPISKQIGGQLTYLSRRTQTPVGVDSDSLAAGFSVLW
- a CDS encoding potassium channel family protein — its product is MPHPHRNRRLQNFVTFSRYMFRYAGYIREVLAGLLLLILLCGVAISHIERLSLGEALYFSFITGLSIGYGDITPVTPLGRVLCVFVGLIGTVFTGLVVAIATRALAQATSFRWEQREHDEE
- a CDS encoding efflux RND transporter periplasmic adaptor subunit, with translation MKKIAQSTIVLAVLCVSAMGCKSKRDEVEVKSARPVSVLTLLETDPGRFDRYTGAVASWKTDKLGFEVAGRVEFVVEPETDILGDLSEPDAAGSISGTELARLDPTRYELSVKSAKAQITTAEKQREAAQIELDHVIPAQQEAAAAQVTLAEIEVQRNESLVAQNAGSQRDLDMVRSKFAEAQANVKQVQALREAKGAEVASIEASILELEEALREAERDLADCRLHWSVPGQVAEVHVIAGSYVERGDPVVTVQMMHPIKVEFEVSASTAQNLNHREQVRIYIPQPDGSILQQVAVIYMIDPVADPNTRTFTITLMLPNTKTQSELPAEFDSQVVARTSTIGMLIAGFGANPKSLFVKEQSLHQDDDGYYILRILNQRIGMLSQESQRVLKVEKLRVIPGELRIPILGIAVLREVEFADGVEMDPTTDMFVEEITLPAGNEEAWSGDLVFYDVQRWKLRPGDLVSIDLAGDQTQPGFYVPLDAIMERSGTHFVFVIDQSEDRSTVRKLEVTVHDPVGSLRRIEAVDDQPLEEGAKIVAAGAVFLNDGETVSVAEEVEVRR
- a CDS encoding efflux RND transporter permease subunit, with protein sequence MNLAAFAIKYRPIVITITLLLLLWGVISVLTMPRREDPQYTVRTCVVTSVWPGAPAEQVEKLVTKPLEEAIDSIDEVDVVYSETNVGISTIYVDAEDSVTSEQIDNVWNKVRARVQRVEMPDAAIVPDVNDEFGDTNVIVFCVYQQPLEGEQTIREERRYTLRELDVISEHIKDELRLLPGVAKSAEFGVRQEAIYVETDIATWSQLNLTTTQLQQLVESRNIVASGGSIDTDVGRFSVKPGGELDAVEELDSIVGGKAGISEDGSDGRPVYLRDLGMKIVREYEDPPKLICRYSDANTTQPAVVVAMTMKAGSNIVTICDAAKQRVREMQTVEQSVPADIAITPISDQSQNVSKKISDVVSNVIGAILIVVVVVYLIVGFRSAAVMASNIPVVVLGAIALVTLFGVELEQISLASLIIALGLLVDNAVQVCDQARTNQIAGMNPESAAVKGSSQVASPMLMGTATTIAAFAPMLLALQGSTREYVYSLPVTLSITLALSWVLAMTFCTILAAAFIRAPKDPNKPSAPLPWLMSLLSRRNKRGNATGAESDLGDKLFRSSVKAAIDYKFVTVGVAIALFALSLMLPVGSEFFPQDLRDQFAIEVWLPENVAIEKTDQAAKQVETILRKLSPSVDAEGNKTDKIRAIRSMVGGGGSRWYLGWAPESRKPNYAEILVRTTDATDTPELVRRLREIAEKGDTSLDLKPVVGARVVPQELLMGPSGDPVELRVFGPGFADIKTLRRFADQVKEMIRNYPGTWDVSDSWGVSGYQLRVNVDEDAANLAGISNSGIARTLNAYYSGHHLTTFREGDHLVPVFLRLPSAMRGDLEQLPTAPVEGTYGKIPLNAFADVDVRWEPAQIRRRDLNRVIEVRCQVEPGVRGNDVVNAIMASDEMRQLINEMPPGFRVEAGGNLENSQDGAAQLSAALGISLLAIILLLVIQYNGWSKPLIILATLPLALIGALPGLYITGNALGFMPQLGILSLFGIVLNTGIIFMEFADILILKAAEESDGTGPICGLTVSEFRGCLVDACRQRLLPIFLTTATTIGGLLPLAMAGGPLWEGMAWCMIFGLMVATLLTLLVVPSLYSILVEHFGVKPVKLSQT